The DNA window CAAAGATCCGACAACGGGAGAAGTAATCAAAATTAAAGAAGAATATCGCAATCCATTAGTTGTGCAAAAAGATGTTGAATATTTAGTAAGCAGAGCAAAAATACTAGGCATAGACAAACTCCAAATTTACATGTCAAATCTGGATGTTTTTCAAACACCCCATGAATTAGTACGCTTCGCAAATGGAATTAAAGAAATTCGAAAAAATAACCCCGATTTTGAAATAACTCTTCGAGGTCTCGCAACTATTGATTCTTTTCTTAGAACGCGTGACAAACAACCACCAAGTATTGAAGCACTTGTTGAAGCTGGTTTTAACGCCGTTGGATTTGGTATTGATGGTATGACACCGCAAATATGGCAGGCCGTAAAGAAAGGACATAATACTAAAAACAAGTGTTTAGAAGCAATACGATCAGCACGACAAGACTTGGGAATCACTCCCGAAGTATTGATGGTCTTTGGACACAACGGAATTGATACACCGAAGACATTACAGCTTGCCTATGAATTCACAATGGACATGGTTGAGAGATACCAAGCAGTTCCAAGACCACATGTAGCCAAAGCATTTGTACCTGGCAACGAGGGGTGGATAAGTCCAGATCATGCTCATCAAGTTGAAGCTTTAATGCAACATCCTGAATCGTTTCAATCACTTGATTTTACTGCTCTTCCTTCCCCACTAACTCATCCCAATAAAGAATTGCGACGAGTTGCAACCGAATATTTCTTGAAAATGTGTGATATACCTACAGCTACAACACTCCCCATAATGCCAATCACACCTGACATGACAAACCAAGAGATAGAACTAGTAATGCAATCTAACATGGGCAAATAT is part of the Candidatus Woesearchaeota archaeon genome and encodes:
- a CDS encoding radical SAM protein, with the protein product MQIDLIQPRHTYAPPVEQDRIGHIYLPTSLLTIGSRLLQAGVDVTFHDENFRPRTISSRYVGSNLLGSPYVPQVIRLHEDIARETQQEMTFFIGGQVVSGLSPQQLERLFGASTHSGNNDENVARILDLDQRALPSSRQTSLIPAYEKIDDESMKEYLSREISLYVSQGCKFACDFCAAVRTTKDPTTGEVIKIKEEYRNPLVVQKDVEYLVSRAKILGIDKLQIYMSNLDVFQTPHELVRFANGIKEIRKNNPDFEITLRGLATIDSFLRTRDKQPPSIEALVEAGFNAVGFGIDGMTPQIWQAVKKGHNTKNKCLEAIRSARQDLGITPEVLMVFGHNGIDTPKTLQLAYEFTMDMVERYQAVPRPHVAKAFVPGNEGWISPDHAHQVEALMQHPESFQSLDFTALPSPLTHPNKELRRVATEYFLKMCDIPTATTLPIMPITPDMTNQEIELVMQSNMGKYDR